In a genomic window of Colius striatus isolate bColStr4 chromosome 2, bColStr4.1.hap1, whole genome shotgun sequence:
- the MARCKS gene encoding myristoylated alanine-rich C-kinase substrate: MGAQFSKTAAKGEAAAEKPGEAVAASPSKANGQENGHVKVNGDASPAAAEAGKEEVQANGSAPAEDTGKEEAASSEPASEKEAAEAESTEPASPAEGEASPKTEEGATPSSSSETPKKKKKRFSFKKSFKLSGFSFKKNKKEAGEGAEGEAGAAAAAAEGGKEEAAATEAAGSEEGKAAAAEEACAASGAEAAKEEAGDSQEAKSDEAAPEKAAGEEAPAEEPQQQQQAEGKAKAAEEAAGAGAATSEAGSGDQEAAPAEEPAPARQEPPAESSPEGPAAESAE, encoded by the exons ATGGGTGCCCAGTTCTCCAAGACCGCTGCAAAGGGCGAAGCCGCCGCCGAGAAACCTGGGGAAGCGGTGGCTGCATCTCCATCCAAGGCGAATGGAcag GAGAACGGCCACGTGAAGGTGAACGGCGACGCCTCCCCCGCGGCGGCGGAGGCGGGCAAGGAGGAGGTGCAGGCGAACGGCAGCGCGCCCGCCGAGGACACGGGCAAGGAGGAGGCGGCCTCGTCGGAGCCCGCCTCCGAGAAGGAGGCGGCCGAGGCGGAGAGCACCGAGCCGGCCTCCCCGGCGGAGGGCGAGGCCTCCCCCAAGACTGAGGAGGGCGCGACCCCCTCGTCCAGCAGCGAGACcccgaaaaaaaaaaagaagcgcTTTTCCTTCAAGAAGTCCTTTAAGCTCAGCGGCTTCTCCTTCAAGAAGAACAAGAAGGAGGCCGGCGAGGGGGCCGAGGGCGAggccggcgccgccgccgccgcagcggAGGGCGGGAAGGAGGAGGCGGCGGCCACCGAGGCGGCGGGCAGCGAGGAGGGCAAAGCGGCGGCCGCCGAGGAGGCCTGCGCGGCCAGCGGCGCCGAGGCGGCGAAGGAGGAGGCGGGGGACTCGCAGGAGGCCAAATCGGACGAAGCCGCCCCCGAGAAGGCGGCGGGAGAAGAGGCCCCGGCGGAGGAgccgcagcagcagcaacaggcagAGGGGAAGGCGAAGGCGGCGGAGGAGGCGGCGGGCGCCGGTGCCGCCACGAGCGAGGCGGGCAGCGGCGATCAGGAGGCGGCCCCCGCGGAGGAGCCGGCGCCGGCGCGGCAGGAGCCCCCCGCCGAGAGCAGTCCCGAGGGACCCGCCGCCGAGTCGGCGGAAtaa